One segment of Acidianus sp. HS-5 DNA contains the following:
- a CDS encoding ATP-binding protein: MEERNLDEEGIIKELENKLNNAEEDAKSQGKLIGRVTRYRTVRLEEEELIGVDISFEDYMRSNVSRGQYLAIRTILRPVIIIGQVVSISRSDVLAEMGIREITSRRDPASIITDTFLGIYPISEIDEEKGIVRPAVTPIDPQSPVFIPNPSLLEKVLRIPEKGIVIGKIFSGGEEIDAKVRLDEEALVHHTLVLGTTGSGKTTLLKSILYSKDINKQTLVFDRQGDFVNFLISKKEKFTVLMPVTSKMGNSTKDFLDIFSSTYDCEVLEYESGALICNDTEVDVIPYSINFFDNIKNFHKLTPYFTSRASMHWESLIDKMLENVKVNLHDIFGGYIDDGILSEILMYRVTPTYLAEDWRKISIMPSDLFKLNLTTKSQNISKSYASFNKDGLTVYLGRAFQDSMKALDLAPSTKEAITRTLKAYDGYGIFTVKGTVNFKPEDAFKLNDKIVVDLSFVMNYSASIEAVATIAYKILEDIFNWKTELYNRKSEENKLTLIIMDEAHEYFPQGNSETIAKDIIEELINKVMRLGRVRRMGMILATHMPDDLNPLVLQLTNTKVVMRNDINVIKRLGIEKYEDFLLHATPGLAIINSLNFAGIPLKTLIQ, translated from the coding sequence ATGGAAGAAAGAAATTTGGACGAAGAAGGAATTATCAAGGAATTGGAAAATAAGTTAAATAATGCTGAGGAAGATGCAAAAAGCCAAGGTAAGTTAATAGGCAGGGTAACAAGGTATAGGACTGTTAGGTTAGAAGAAGAGGAGTTAATTGGCGTCGACATATCGTTCGAAGATTACATGAGAAGTAACGTAAGTAGAGGCCAGTATTTAGCAATAAGGACTATCCTTCGTCCAGTAATTATAATAGGTCAAGTGGTTTCCATTTCAAGGTCTGACGTTTTAGCAGAAATGGGAATAAGGGAAATAACCTCTAGGAGGGATCCAGCATCAATAATCACTGATACTTTTCTCGGGATTTATCCAATTTCAGAGATTGATGAGGAGAAAGGAATTGTAAGACCTGCAGTTACTCCAATAGATCCTCAAAGCCCAGTTTTCATACCTAATCCTTCCCTCTTAGAGAAAGTTTTGAGGATTCCAGAGAAAGGAATAGTAATAGGTAAAATATTCTCAGGAGGGGAGGAAATAGACGCTAAAGTAAGGTTAGACGAGGAAGCTTTAGTTCACCATACTTTAGTTTTAGGAACTACTGGTTCTGGGAAGACGACGCTTCTAAAGTCTATCCTTTATAGTAAGGATATTAATAAGCAAACGCTCGTTTTTGATAGGCAAGGAGACTTTGTAAATTTCCTTATTTCTAAGAAGGAGAAATTTACGGTTTTAATGCCTGTAACCTCAAAGATGGGTAACTCAACTAAGGATTTTCTCGACATTTTCTCATCAACTTACGACTGTGAAGTTTTGGAATATGAGAGCGGAGCTTTAATCTGTAACGATACTGAAGTTGATGTAATACCATATTCTATTAATTTCTTTGATAATATTAAGAATTTCCATAAGCTTACTCCATATTTTACTTCTAGAGCTTCAATGCATTGGGAGTCTTTGATAGATAAAATGCTAGAGAACGTTAAAGTTAACCTTCACGATATCTTCGGAGGATATATTGATGACGGAATTCTTTCAGAAATATTAATGTATAGAGTAACTCCCACATATCTAGCTGAGGATTGGAGAAAAATTAGTATTATGCCGTCTGATTTGTTTAAATTAAATTTAACTACTAAGAGCCAAAACATATCAAAAAGTTATGCTTCATTCAATAAAGATGGGTTAACAGTATATTTAGGTAGAGCATTTCAAGATTCAATGAAAGCTTTAGACTTAGCACCTTCTACTAAGGAGGCAATAACCAGGACGCTAAAGGCATATGACGGCTATGGGATTTTTACGGTTAAAGGAACTGTAAACTTTAAGCCTGAGGATGCTTTCAAGCTCAATGATAAGATCGTAGTCGACTTGAGCTTTGTAATGAATTATTCAGCCTCTATTGAGGCAGTTGCTACTATAGCTTATAAGATACTTGAAGACATATTTAATTGGAAAACAGAACTATATAATAGGAAAAGCGAGGAAAACAAATTAACGTTAATAATAATGGACGAGGCTCACGAGTATTTTCCTCAAGGAAACAGTGAGACTATAGCTAAAGACATTATAGAAGAGTTAATAAACAAGGTAATGAGATTAGGCAGAGTAAGGAGAATGGGAATGATATTAGCCACTCACATGCCTGACGATCTTAATCCATTAGTTTTACAGCTGACTAACACAAAAGTAGTGATGAGGAACGATATAAATGTTATTAAAAGGTTAGGCATTGAAAAATACGAGGATTTCCTGCTTCATGCAACTCCTGGATTAGCTATAATAAATTCGCTGAATTTTGCCGGGATTCCCTTAAAAACTCTGATACAGTAG
- a CDS encoding Ppx/GppA phosphatase family protein, whose amino-acid sequence MLSAVIDAGYNSFRLSIYDIFQNNTFRLLGSLKYFVRIGEGVKEGGRISDEKIKTAEEAFLSFKSLINAKGIKNVKAVGTSAFRYALNGKEVSDKLSEILGEDLRIVSGEEEGTFSATGITNTLPLSDAIIFEIGGGSLEIAKIEGGNATKVYQLPIGALKLSPYSEKEIRKIIKDEISTLSITPSKVIVGSGGNMRALAKLDERISGFPSNSIHGYVVPSSQISKYAKVLFSLDAEERSALPGISKERAYTIHSGAVIIDELLQHFGADKVMVSAFGMREGVLTEGVKLNKNKWLETIAFYHYLDPPWDVFNDVEKTVKGDLAFYVGASAFISSVFKMSEYLNPYDACYRMTRTAIIPGFTQSEILTIGLICKASKGKVKKKNIKSAGLDFKKKELYEYGKIVKETVEKYPLGVRWSS is encoded by the coding sequence ATGCTTTCTGCAGTAATAGATGCTGGTTATAACTCATTTAGACTTTCAATTTATGATATTTTTCAAAATAATACATTTAGGCTCTTAGGATCTTTAAAGTACTTTGTAAGGATAGGCGAAGGAGTTAAGGAAGGCGGTAGAATTTCTGATGAGAAAATAAAGACTGCAGAAGAAGCTTTCCTATCTTTTAAATCGCTCATTAATGCTAAAGGGATAAAGAACGTTAAAGCCGTAGGTACAAGTGCCTTCAGATATGCCTTAAACGGAAAGGAAGTTTCAGACAAACTATCTGAAATTTTAGGAGAGGATTTAAGAATAGTTTCTGGAGAAGAAGAAGGAACATTTTCTGCCACAGGGATTACTAATACGTTGCCCTTAAGCGATGCAATAATCTTTGAAATAGGTGGAGGATCTCTAGAAATAGCTAAGATCGAGGGAGGTAATGCTACAAAGGTTTATCAACTGCCAATAGGTGCATTAAAACTGTCTCCTTATTCAGAAAAGGAAATCAGGAAAATAATTAAGGACGAAATTTCAACGCTTTCCATTACTCCTTCCAAAGTTATTGTGGGTTCAGGAGGAAATATGAGAGCATTAGCAAAGCTCGATGAGAGAATTTCAGGCTTTCCTTCAAACTCAATACACGGTTACGTAGTTCCTTCTTCGCAAATAAGCAAATATGCTAAGGTACTCTTTTCATTAGACGCGGAAGAGAGATCAGCTCTTCCTGGGATTAGCAAGGAAAGAGCTTACACTATTCATTCTGGAGCAGTAATAATTGACGAACTATTACAACACTTCGGAGCAGATAAAGTGATGGTATCAGCTTTCGGCATGAGAGAAGGAGTATTAACTGAAGGAGTTAAACTGAATAAAAATAAATGGTTAGAGACAATAGCGTTTTATCACTATCTAGACCCTCCTTGGGACGTATTTAATGATGTAGAGAAAACAGTTAAAGGAGATTTAGCGTTTTACGTCGGAGCTTCTGCATTTATTTCTTCTGTTTTTAAGATGTCTGAGTATCTTAACCCTTATGACGCTTGCTATAGAATGACTAGGACTGCAATTATTCCGGGCTTTACACAGAGTGAAATACTTACTATAGGTTTAATATGCAAAGCTAGTAAAGGTAAAGTTAAAAAGAAGAATATTAAATCAGCAGGTTTAGATTTTAAAAAGAAAGAGTTATATGAATATGGTAAAATAGTTAAAGAAACAGTAGAAAAGTATCCCTTAGGTGTTAGGTGGAGTAGTTGA
- the proC gene encoding pyrroline-5-carboxylate reductase, which produces MRIAIIGAGKIGFTILSALNKMSNVELIATGRSETTLEKIKSIRVEATSDNDYAVSTSDYVILSVKPQHFPSVLMSVKSWEGKKVISVMAGVRISTLSSLLKGSKVYRAMPNINAFVGKSTTALAEDKDEVVEKIFLQIGKVYWINEELMDAWTALIGSGPAFIAEIIDALSLGAVECGMPRDLSYNAILDMIEGTVELLRKCKHPALLRDQVTTPAGTTIRGLMTMESEGIKSALIKTIEAAYRRSMEIGEQIDKKVRK; this is translated from the coding sequence ATGAGAATTGCTATAATAGGCGCAGGTAAAATAGGCTTCACAATATTATCAGCACTTAATAAAATGAGTAATGTTGAGTTGATAGCTACTGGAAGGAGCGAAACTACGCTGGAAAAAATTAAATCAATAAGAGTTGAAGCTACTTCAGATAACGATTATGCAGTTTCCACTTCGGACTACGTTATACTCAGCGTTAAGCCACAACACTTTCCTTCAGTATTAATGTCCGTAAAGAGCTGGGAAGGAAAGAAGGTTATTTCAGTAATGGCTGGAGTAAGAATTTCAACGCTTTCTTCCCTCCTAAAAGGAAGTAAGGTATACAGAGCGATGCCTAATATTAATGCATTTGTAGGCAAATCAACTACTGCTTTAGCTGAGGATAAAGACGAGGTAGTTGAGAAAATATTTTTACAGATAGGTAAAGTATACTGGATAAATGAGGAATTAATGGACGCTTGGACTGCTTTAATAGGTAGTGGACCTGCGTTCATAGCTGAAATAATAGATGCACTCTCGTTAGGGGCAGTAGAATGCGGAATGCCAAGGGATTTATCTTACAATGCAATCCTTGACATGATTGAAGGTACTGTAGAACTATTGAGGAAATGCAAGCACCCCGCATTACTTAGAGATCAAGTTACAACTCCTGCTGGGACTACAATAAGGGGATTAATGACTATGGAAAGTGAAGGGATAAAATCCGCATTAATAAAAACAATTGAGGCAGCCTATAGAAGATCAATGGAAATTGGTGAACAAATAGATAAAAAGGTCAGGAAGTAG
- a CDS encoding cyclase family protein, whose amino-acid sequence MIIDLSVPIENGMPYFPGDPKPEIERIDREDYVIHKLVLSTHTGTHVDVPYHFIRGGKKLDEIDLTKFSGKSYVLDAEGKDLHSLNPPSADILLIYTGSSKQWKKGWDMTKYSTIDEDFAKVIVRKGYKLVGIDSPSIGNSKVHRILLSNEIPIIENLSSNLEKIKGKFVDFISLPLPLSGTDGSPIRAIAIVKNDEIRPEK is encoded by the coding sequence ATGATAATTGATTTATCTGTACCGATTGAAAACGGAATGCCTTATTTTCCAGGAGATCCAAAGCCTGAAATAGAGAGAATAGACCGTGAGGATTACGTAATTCACAAATTAGTTTTATCAACTCATACTGGTACTCACGTCGATGTCCCCTATCACTTCATAAGAGGAGGCAAGAAACTCGATGAAATAGATTTAACAAAATTTTCCGGTAAGTCATACGTTTTAGACGCTGAAGGTAAAGATCTGCATTCCTTAAATCCTCCTTCTGCTGATATTCTGCTCATATATACTGGGAGCAGTAAACAGTGGAAGAAAGGATGGGACATGACCAAATACTCCACAATAGACGAGGATTTTGCAAAGGTCATTGTTAGGAAAGGTTATAAGCTAGTTGGAATAGATTCACCAAGTATAGGAAATTCTAAAGTTCATAGAATCCTCCTGTCTAATGAAATTCCTATAATTGAAAACTTGTCTTCTAATCTGGAAAAGATAAAAGGAAAATTTGTTGACTTTATTTCTTTACCTTTACCACTCAGTGGTACTGACGGCTCCCCTATTAGGGCTATTGCAATTGTGAAAAATGATGAAATTCGTCCTGAGAAATGA
- a CDS encoding PaREP1 family protein, translating into MIGVLTVPDVLMLEADDLLEKGDVVQSSEKYYKAVEEGIKLLVVKKD; encoded by the coding sequence ATGATAGGAGTTTTAACAGTCCCAGACGTGTTAATGCTAGAAGCTGATGATCTTTTGGAGAAGGGTGATGTTGTTCAGTCTAGTGAGAAGTATTATAAGGCTGTTGAGGAAGGAATAAAACTCCTAGTAGTAAAAAAGGATTAA
- a CDS encoding alkaline phosphatase family protein, with amino-acid sequence MNLYDISREIKSVLKEDKKDLDSLGIKNDKLAFVLVDGLGWNLAKDIRTSVNPIQVNSIFPSITVTVFATLLTAKKPGEHGILGWRIINKENGSIENLMQKLKNESIELDTYFQNTSSLFIMPDVATKSMMSRLKVIPYFTFWDGLYKFKTALEMQSNDFIFFYIPYVDAASHLYGPYHEVTLSTARDVVQKIDCISTYFKEKYSILVTADHGHTQISNIVDLKKDKDFMEEMDFPPYGDHRSLMFKGRFPKSLLKYGANVIEGGKVEEMIGGSKNKPDYLVIPKDDSIIIYWDDDRKHEFRGSHGGLTQDEMKIPLYLYQ; translated from the coding sequence ATGAACTTATATGATATATCAAGGGAAATAAAATCTGTTCTAAAGGAGGACAAAAAAGATCTAGATTCCTTAGGAATAAAAAATGATAAACTTGCTTTCGTTTTGGTTGATGGTCTCGGATGGAATTTAGCTAAAGATATAAGAACTTCAGTAAATCCTATTCAGGTAAATTCCATATTTCCTAGCATAACTGTAACAGTTTTTGCAACATTACTAACTGCAAAGAAGCCTGGAGAGCACGGAATTTTAGGCTGGAGAATTATCAATAAGGAAAATGGGAGTATAGAAAACCTAATGCAGAAGTTAAAGAATGAGAGTATAGAACTTGATACATATTTTCAAAATACTAGTTCCTTATTTATTATGCCTGATGTTGCTACAAAGAGCATGATGAGTAGATTAAAAGTAATTCCTTACTTTACCTTCTGGGATGGACTGTATAAGTTTAAGACAGCACTTGAAATGCAGAGTAATGACTTCATTTTCTTCTATATTCCTTACGTTGATGCAGCTTCTCATCTTTACGGTCCTTATCATGAGGTTACGTTAAGTACTGCAAGAGACGTAGTTCAGAAGATAGATTGTATTTCAACTTATTTTAAGGAAAAATACTCAATACTAGTTACTGCGGACCACGGGCATACTCAAATATCAAATATTGTAGACTTAAAGAAAGATAAAGACTTTATGGAAGAAATGGACTTCCCTCCTTATGGAGATCATAGGAGCTTAATGTTTAAAGGTAGATTTCCAAAAAGCCTCCTTAAGTACGGAGCGAACGTAATTGAAGGAGGAAAAGTTGAGGAGATGATAGGTGGCAGTAAAAATAAGCCTGATTATCTAGTAATTCCTAAGGATGATAGTATAATTATTTATTGGGATGATGATAGGAAGCATGAATTTAGGGGAAGTCATGGCGGTTTAACA
- a CDS encoding thymidylate kinase, with protein MIIAFEGIEGSGRTAHLEAVRRYLEKEGYGVINFGIQMSKLIGERIAQVKKEIVFERRTLFLAYVTDLADQMENVIKPAIDSGFIALADGYVLTLMAYGLSRGLEKEWMTDVLSIFPKPSISFSLISTPEEIMKRIIKKRGYLDPLSAGIDICVKEDVFGAYNEYIEMFQNYLIDLSKESKIINTARNFDDVNKEIVSEIENLET; from the coding sequence TTGATAATAGCATTTGAAGGAATAGAAGGTTCAGGAAGGACTGCGCATCTAGAGGCAGTAAGAAGATATCTTGAAAAGGAAGGCTATGGAGTAATTAACTTTGGAATACAGATGTCCAAACTTATAGGAGAAAGAATTGCACAGGTTAAGAAGGAAATTGTTTTTGAGAGAAGGACGTTATTTTTAGCATATGTTACTGATTTAGCTGACCAAATGGAGAACGTGATTAAACCTGCTATAGATTCAGGCTTTATTGCCCTAGCTGACGGTTACGTACTAACCTTAATGGCATACGGTCTTTCAAGAGGCTTAGAGAAGGAGTGGATGACTGATGTTCTAAGTATTTTCCCTAAACCTTCCATATCCTTCTCATTAATTTCTACACCAGAAGAAATAATGAAGAGAATAATAAAAAAGAGAGGATACCTAGATCCTTTAAGTGCTGGAATAGACATATGCGTTAAAGAGGATGTATTCGGTGCCTATAATGAATACATTGAAATGTTTCAAAATTATCTTATAGATCTTTCTAAAGAATCTAAAATAATAAATACTGCAAGGAATTTTGATGATGTAAACAAAGAAATAGTGAGCGAAATTGAAAACCTTGAGACCTGA
- a CDS encoding DNA double-strand break repair nuclease NurA translates to MNWKIKNELQKTIQQLSEAKKYLPEDYMISHEVKEEEEGESKIEIELINDFKPCIEPLKFEKEFDKISSLDSSTRYLRDISVNLVILGMSVYSNRKGFIDFPLVKDIPYIGVNTYRRILEKINSLYFIKTRNKLNYPFDENYKLDDVADEMRTEAENEGLNEVVNGHDLVILDGPIYPTPLELTEELDLSSTSRLCHQLAYASLVNDRISLLKDNVIGVVKRLENSGKLWKEDKILEEFKKLGKNIKGLKDPTILELIDYYFCRNSGKYSYACFIGPFKIDYNLHVDGPSDCNGNGSYTYLSNVPPKYAYYVILRKPYVTTTYFRIEGLDEKTLEKGMRTVLSRLSDRLIPTFIELVDNRAKRISAGLFITAYEIASSYLSIIHDDKLAYDTTVSEFLRESRQNSANLL, encoded by the coding sequence GTGAACTGGAAAATAAAAAATGAATTACAGAAAACTATTCAACAGCTCTCTGAAGCAAAAAAGTACTTACCAGAAGACTATATGATCTCACATGAAGTGAAAGAAGAGGAAGAAGGAGAAAGTAAAATTGAAATTGAGCTTATTAATGATTTTAAGCCCTGCATAGAGCCTTTAAAATTCGAAAAAGAATTTGATAAAATTTCTTCTTTAGATTCGTCAACAAGGTATCTAAGGGATATAAGTGTTAACCTTGTAATTTTAGGAATGTCAGTGTACAGTAACAGGAAAGGCTTTATTGATTTTCCTTTGGTTAAAGATATTCCTTACATAGGAGTTAATACTTACAGAAGAATTCTGGAGAAGATTAACTCATTGTACTTTATTAAGACAAGGAATAAGCTAAATTATCCCTTTGATGAGAATTATAAGTTAGACGATGTAGCCGATGAAATGAGGACTGAGGCAGAAAACGAAGGCTTAAATGAGGTAGTTAACGGTCACGATTTAGTAATACTTGACGGACCAATATATCCTACTCCTCTAGAGTTAACTGAGGAGCTAGATTTGAGCAGTACTTCTAGACTTTGCCACCAATTGGCTTACGCGTCATTAGTTAACGATAGAATTTCTTTACTTAAGGATAACGTAATAGGTGTAGTGAAAAGACTTGAAAACTCTGGAAAACTTTGGAAGGAAGATAAAATCTTAGAGGAGTTTAAAAAGCTAGGAAAGAACATTAAGGGACTCAAAGATCCAACAATTCTAGAACTGATAGATTATTATTTCTGCAGAAATTCAGGAAAATATTCTTATGCTTGCTTCATAGGGCCTTTCAAAATAGATTATAACTTGCATGTAGATGGACCTAGCGATTGTAATGGAAACGGTTCTTATACGTACTTAAGTAACGTTCCTCCTAAATACGCTTATTACGTAATTTTGAGGAAACCTTATGTTACAACTACTTATTTTAGGATAGAAGGACTAGACGAGAAAACTTTGGAAAAAGGAATGAGAACAGTACTCTCTCGTCTTTCTGATAGGCTTATACCAACTTTTATAGAGCTTGTCGATAATAGAGCTAAAAGGATCTCTGCAGGGCTTTTCATTACCGCGTATGAGATTGCTTCTTCTTATTTAAGCATAATACATGACGATAAATTAGCTTACGATACTACTGTATCAGAGTTTTTAAGGGAATCCCGGCAAAATTCAGCGAATTTATTATAG
- the tmk gene encoding dTMP kinase — protein MKGILIAFEGIDGSGKSSQASLLKDWIEMKRDAYLTEWNSSEWIHDIIKEAKKKNLLTPITFSLIHSTDFTDRYEKYILPMLRTGFVVISDRYIYTAYARDSVRGVEIDWVKKLYSFAIKPDVTFYIRVPAEVALERIKKARRNIKPQEAGYDVFTNLPAEEGFLKYQSMILDAYDKMAKEENFVVIDGNKTPREIQIEIRKVLGEVLDNSI, from the coding sequence TTGAAAGGTATATTAATAGCCTTTGAAGGAATAGATGGCTCTGGAAAATCGAGCCAAGCTAGCCTATTAAAAGATTGGATAGAGATGAAGAGAGATGCATATTTAACAGAATGGAATTCTTCAGAATGGATTCATGATATTATAAAAGAGGCTAAGAAGAAGAACTTGTTAACTCCGATCACTTTCAGCTTAATTCATTCAACAGACTTTACTGATAGGTATGAGAAATATATCCTTCCGATGCTTAGGACTGGATTCGTAGTAATAAGCGATAGATATATTTACACAGCTTATGCAAGGGACAGCGTTAGGGGAGTTGAGATAGATTGGGTTAAGAAACTTTATTCCTTTGCAATAAAGCCAGACGTAACTTTCTACATTAGAGTTCCAGCAGAAGTAGCATTAGAGAGGATAAAGAAAGCTAGAAGGAATATAAAGCCTCAAGAAGCTGGATACGACGTCTTCACTAATTTGCCCGCAGAGGAAGGATTTTTAAAATATCAGTCTATGATATTGGACGCTTACGATAAAATGGCAAAGGAAGAGAATTTTGTCGTAATAGACGGTAATAAGACTCCAAGGGAAATCCAAATAGAAATAAGGAAAGTTTTAGGTGAAGTTCTTGATAATAGCATTTGA
- a CDS encoding MFS transporter translates to MDRINKTFIINNGFAAFGLNLIDMTLLWILYLALKNPVLYIPVASAKPIGTLLLSNITGYLADKYDRKKLFIITGVSHRVLPIFIVFFVLISFNPFLAVVLYIIRTALSIVTTNTVTPSFIQNLPESELKKVSFYNRAVKEGSTVVSILIWPLLYEIYTGWAVIPGIIFATIGFALVLTLPLGDKEGKKVKFREALKEYRRKEIFFVSMTTAISQGALGMVYLYSAAIVQVLHGNDIQYTLAQLGFYLAWLIGPWIMTKFNNVVKLATTSFAMYFLVFLVLFLKDPWLIGISTGGVGIGDALTEIIWIKAMRMARRELMASVMGIDEFFTAASRLGYGSIAGALYATDFLAVPIIGLITIAGVAIAYTKNDSWKMKI, encoded by the coding sequence GTGGATAGAATTAATAAAACGTTTATAATAAATAACGGCTTCGCTGCTTTCGGCTTGAATTTGATAGACATGACATTACTTTGGATTCTTTATTTAGCATTAAAGAACCCCGTTCTCTATATCCCTGTTGCCTCAGCAAAGCCTATAGGAACTCTTTTGCTCTCTAACATAACAGGATATCTCGCAGATAAATACGATAGGAAGAAATTATTTATAATAACAGGAGTTTCCCACAGAGTTTTACCTATTTTTATAGTATTTTTTGTTTTAATTTCTTTTAATCCTTTCTTAGCGGTAGTATTATATATTATAAGAACTGCTTTATCTATAGTTACTACAAACACAGTAACGCCTTCATTCATTCAGAATTTACCAGAAAGTGAATTAAAAAAGGTAAGTTTCTATAACAGGGCAGTTAAGGAAGGCTCTACAGTAGTTTCAATATTAATCTGGCCTTTGCTCTATGAGATATATACTGGATGGGCTGTTATCCCAGGGATAATATTTGCTACAATAGGCTTTGCTCTAGTTTTAACCTTACCTTTAGGTGACAAGGAAGGAAAGAAGGTTAAATTTAGAGAAGCATTAAAAGAATATAGAAGAAAAGAAATCTTCTTTGTCTCAATGACTACAGCAATATCTCAAGGAGCTCTCGGAATGGTTTACTTATACTCTGCCGCAATAGTTCAAGTGCTCCACGGTAATGATATTCAGTATACATTAGCCCAGCTTGGATTTTATTTAGCCTGGTTAATAGGACCTTGGATAATGACTAAGTTCAATAATGTAGTAAAGCTTGCTACAACTAGCTTTGCAATGTATTTCCTAGTATTTTTAGTCCTCTTCTTAAAGGATCCTTGGTTAATAGGCATAAGCACCGGTGGTGTAGGAATAGGTGACGCGTTAACTGAGATTATTTGGATAAAAGCTATGAGAATGGCAAGAAGAGAGCTTATGGCAAGCGTTATGGGAATTGATGAATTTTTCACTGCAGCTTCCAGACTTGGATACGGAAGTATCGCAGGAGCTTTATATGCAACAGATTTTCTAGCGGTCCCAATTATAGGGTTAATTACTATCGCAGGAGTAGCAATAGCTTATACAAAGAATGACTCATGGAAAATGAAAATATGA
- a CDS encoding PaREP1 family protein: MINEVIRKHGWKSEILYKASRRLSIILSENVLKCWRDAYYFHTLGFHEMV, encoded by the coding sequence ATTATAAATGAAGTAATAAGAAAACATGGTTGGAAGAGTGAAATATTATATAAAGCTTCTAGAAGGCTTTCAATTATTTTATCTGAAAATGTTTTGAAATGTTGGAGGGACGCTTATTATTTTCATACGTTAGGCTTTCATGAGATGGTGTAA
- a CDS encoding TRASH domain-containing protein, producing the protein MNNETNEIKLSNLEYKVLQLLKEDSRLSASEIGKNLGISRVTVSRIISSLKEKGIKFTVDYDEGVTAFVITDEDVEGGECFELIDGNILCVIKAKDLDSLEEKLKKIKHKFQIFLSHKKRSLVKVSSEVKCDYCGALIKGEPLIFRKGKKIYYACCKSCLKELKEKLSSFSTS; encoded by the coding sequence GTGAATAATGAAACAAATGAAATAAAACTTAGTAATTTAGAGTACAAAGTGCTACAGTTGTTAAAGGAAGATTCAAGACTTTCGGCAAGTGAAATAGGGAAAAACTTAGGGATAAGCAGGGTAACAGTTTCTAGGATTATAAGCTCTCTCAAAGAGAAAGGGATCAAGTTTACCGTAGATTACGATGAAGGGGTAACAGCTTTCGTAATTACTGATGAGGACGTAGAAGGAGGAGAATGTTTTGAATTAATTGATGGTAATATACTTTGCGTAATTAAAGCTAAGGATCTCGATTCTCTGGAGGAAAAACTGAAGAAGATTAAGCATAAATTCCAAATATTTCTCTCTCACAAGAAAAGGAGTTTAGTTAAAGTTTCGTCTGAGGTAAAGTGTGATTATTGCGGTGCATTAATTAAAGGAGAACCTTTGATTTTCAGAAAAGGAAAGAAGATTTATTATGCTTGTTGCAAATCGTGCCTTAAGGAATTAAAAGAGAAACTATCTTCTTTTTCTACTTCCTGA
- a CDS encoding CHAD domain-containing protein, which yields MKTLRPEYYANKNLREALEIKGISKEEIHDRRVKLRRYFDVLYSLYPAYENPDCLVKAKDLIHKLGVIRDMDVVCSQPNRDRLAERVANKMATMSNCFLLKVYGSRLLVFNRVILLQKRISKAEDFHELRKIVRTSRNLILSLGYKNVELSKLAKEMGDLRDKLLKAECEGKSLEINTDEYKKKANRIIISFIISQDEFHHFSQLQ from the coding sequence TTGAAAACCTTGAGACCTGAATATTACGCTAATAAAAACCTGAGAGAAGCCTTAGAAATTAAAGGAATTTCAAAGGAAGAAATACATGATAGGAGAGTTAAGCTAAGGAGATACTTTGACGTTTTATATTCTTTATACCCAGCCTATGAAAATCCAGATTGCCTAGTTAAAGCTAAAGATCTTATACACAAACTAGGAGTAATAAGAGATATGGACGTCGTGTGCAGCCAACCTAATAGAGACAGACTAGCTGAAAGGGTAGCAAATAAAATGGCAACAATGAGTAATTGTTTCCTTCTCAAGGTTTACGGTAGTAGGCTGTTAGTTTTCAACAGAGTTATTTTACTTCAGAAAAGAATAAGTAAAGCCGAAGACTTTCACGAACTGAGGAAAATAGTTAGGACTTCAAGGAATCTCATATTGTCACTAGGTTACAAAAACGTGGAACTGTCTAAACTCGCAAAGGAAATGGGAGATTTAAGGGACAAATTACTTAAGGCTGAGTGTGAGGGCAAAAGTCTCGAGATAAATACGGACGAATATAAGAAAAAGGCTAACAGAATTATTATTTCATTCATCATTTCTCAGGACGAATTTCATCATTTTTCACAATTGCAATAG